A single Loxodonta africana isolate mLoxAfr1 chromosome 12, mLoxAfr1.hap2, whole genome shotgun sequence DNA region contains:
- the LOC100665718 gene encoding olfactory receptor 1F1-like: MPMSVTNQSSVSKFLLLGLSRHAQEQQVLFMLFLSMYLATVLGNLLIILTSITDSHLQTPMYFFLRNLSFVDICFTSTTVPEMLAKYILRRQTISFPGCLTQIYFLILFADMDNFLLTVMTYNCFVAVCHFLHYRTKMIHQLCVLLVAGSWVIVNLNALLHILLMAQLSFYADTILHFFCDMSPLLKLSCSDTQLNDMMILTAAGPIIIAPFICILISYILITYAALKVPSTKGEWKAFSTCASHLAMVSLFYGTIIALYFNPSSSHSAETDTAATVIYTVVTPMLNPFIYSLRN; the protein is encoded by the coding sequence ATGCCCATGAGTGTGACAAACCAGTCCAGTGTCTCTAAGTTCCTCCTCCTGGGGCTCTCCAGGCACGCCCAGGAGCAGCAAGTCCTCTTCATGCTCTTCCTGAGCATGTACCTAGCCACAGTTCTGGGAAATCTGCTCATCATTCTGACCAGCATCACAGACTCCCACCTGCaaacccccatgtacttcttcctcaggAACTTGTCCTTTGTGGACATCTGCTTCACCTCCACCACAGTCCCTGAGATGTTGGCCAAGTACATCCTCAGGAGACAGACCATCTCCTTCCCTGGGTGTCTCACACAGATATATTTTCTCATTCTGTTTGCAGACATGGACAATTTTCTCCTGACTGTGATGACCTATAATTGCTTTGTCGCTGTGTGCCACTTCTTACACTACAGAACAAAGATGATCCATCAGCTCTGTGTCCTACTGGTTGCTGGGTCATGGGTCATTGTCAATCTGAATGCTCTGTTGCATATCCTCCTGATGGCTCAACTCTCATTCTATGCAGACACCATCCTCCACTTTTTCTGTGATATGTCTCCTCTCCTGAAActctcctgctctgacacacagctCAATGACATGATGATTCTTACTGCAGCAGGGCCGATAATAATTGCTCCATTCATTTGCATACTCATCTCATACATCCTTATTACTTATGCTGCCCTGAAAGTCCCATCCACAAAGGGAGAATggaaagccttctccacctgtgcctcACACCTTGCTATGGTTTctctcttctatggcaccatcattGCTCTGTATTTCAACCCTTCATCCTCCCACTCAGCTGAGACAGACACCGCAGCTACTGTGATATACACAGTGGTGACCCCCATGTTGAATCCTTTCATCTACAGCCTCAGGAACTAG